A genomic window from Pocillopora verrucosa isolate sample1 chromosome 7, ASM3666991v2, whole genome shotgun sequence includes:
- the LOC131789183 gene encoding histamine H2 receptor-like, which yields MNGTVMVKNFTESEDNVKLVNLPHGWTILIMIIMIFVLALTMIGNITVMIVVRYSRALNSIVNSHFLFSLSIADLLVAILVMPCAVDAVHSGWWRCGKIWGICNGFSTFLFCISSIMHLMMLSIDRYLAVARPLFYPLEMTKSRAICLCFVLWGYSAVWAFLPLFGVSSYECFVTYIGTCKVEDWSRYGLNFAFAISVVSGTYGVALMTMVYVYWKIARVIRSQLQRIEDVTPSTQRQPVNNRESRKLKRNKGLATLIIVTLVYLICWSPFCILLFVEIGTGQKVEGPYGALAMLVGFMNSCCNPIIYSIKYRRFRRAVFSMLGKTTLVMKFSISNAGMASMALENNARRVETIRRKDSSL from the coding sequence ATGAACGGGACAGTAATGGTTAAAAACTTTACCGAAAGTGAAGACAACGTCAAGCTTGTTAATCTACCCCACGGCTGGACTATTCTCATTATGATCATAATGATCTTTGTTCTTGCTTTGACAATGATCGGAAATATTACTGTTATGATTGTAGTTCGTTACTCAAGGGCTCTCAACTCCATCGTCAACTCtcactttttattttctctgtcgATTGCGGATCTACTTGTGGCCATACTTGTAATGCCGTGCGCTGTGGATGCTGTTCACAGCGGTTGGTGGAGATGTGGAAAGATATGGGGCATTTGTAATGGGTTTTCAACCTTTCTCTTTTGCATTTCGTCTATAATGCACCTGATGATGCTTTCCATTGATCGATACCTGGCAGTCGCTCGTCCACTGTTTTATCCGCTTGAGATGACAAAGTCGCGCGCCATTTGCTTGTGTTTTGTCTTGTGGGGATACTCTGCCGTTTGGGCATTCCTGCCCTTATTTGGAGTGAGCTCATACGAGTGCTTTGTTACCTATATTGGGACATGTAAGGTAGAAGATTGGTCCAGGTATGGATTAAACTTTGCTTTCGCAATTTCCGTTGTTTCAGGAACGTATGGAGTAGCTTTGATGACGATGGTATACGTGTATTGGAAGATTGCGCGGGTAATCCGAAGTCAACTACAACGCATTGAGGATGTTACACCTAGCACCCAAAGGCAGCCGGTAAACAATAGAGAGTCGAGGAAATTAAAACGAAATAAGGGATTGGCCACATTGATAATAGTAACTTTAGTGTACCTCATATGCTGGTCTCCATTTTGTATCTTACTCTTCGTTGAGATCGGAACAGGGCAAAAAGTTGAAGGACCGTATGGCGCCCTAGCTATGCTTGTAGGTTTTATGAACAGTTGCTGTAATCCTATCATCTACTCTATAAAATACAGGAGATTTAGAAGGGCTGTGTTTAGCATGCTTGGCAAGACTACCTTAGTGATGAAATTTTCAATTAGTAATGCTGGAATGGCGTCCATGGCACTGGAGAACAACGCCAGGCGAGTTGAAACCATAAGAAGAAAAGATTCGagcttataa
- the LOC131780489 gene encoding uncharacterized protein: MNDGQLSSLPSLSILITCLKRDNQLHLFRKLERCSKKQINCEGSINFLRLCQSFELTPTFAKIDKDRRAKWKKSSASFTKNVIAEELRVRIQENMVLREEINGIYDEIRQTCSLFRYMCILRTITMLRNKLQLEVTNTYTRKISRLLYRETDVDEHILNISSYELSFFQKLVLCRGLKFAIPQRVSPVEIKASFEKAYWNLERHLPNENLRELAAATLRSVALEYINKSSPKPPKALLQAIEDLKKRDDIVVTKPDKGSGVVVMDKSEYLRLLSEASINDTSKFRFVDSERPRTRGRPPKYYHPLLQKERELETLARKILPKSIADALRPKGSRLAHLYGLPKTHKEQLAVRPILSATNTYNYSLAKWLDDKLKPLSCNQYTVTDTFRFADEVRGFEIKNGEILVSYDVTSLFTNVPLEETIQILAEKAFAQDWFNETHSLNISKADLIDLLRAATKNQLFQFDGALYEQTDGVAMGSPLGPLLANVFMCSIEENLEQHGQLPRYYRRYVDDTLTEMPDRVTAGQFLDTLNSTHPSLQFTMEVEREGSLPFLGTELLNRAPKIESKVYIKRTNTGLLLHFQSHVDIKYKRSLVNNMVDRAYRLSSNWSFFSEECDRLRGVFHNLKYPKPLVETTIKRFVDRRISSAEPCPSPDVPSEIVRLVLPFKDQSSANHVKQQLNSLSSKLSVTVQPVFVSPKLDQQLKQHEIKPPIVNQQCIVYEFKCNLCDAGYVGYTRGHLHERVEGHTRKSSSIYKHYHLQHNSEMPERSIEQFNVIAKCNGKFDCLVNEMLYIRMRKPTLNVQTDSIRAKVFV, translated from the coding sequence ATGAATGACGGACAACTCTCTAGCTTGCCTAGCCTGTCGATCTTGATCACGTGTTTGAAAAGAGATAATCAGCTACATCTGTTTCGGAAACTCGAACGCTGTAGCAAAAAGCAAATCAACTGCGAGGGATCAATCAACTTTCTACGACTATGCCAGAGCTTCGAACTCACACCTACTTTTGCCAAGATCGACAAAGATAGGCGTGCTAAGTGGAAGAAATCATCTGCTTCCTTTACAAAGAACGTGATCGCGGAGGAGCTCAGAGTAAGAATACAGGAGAATATGGTACTTCGAGAGGAAATCAATGGCATCTATGATGAAATCCGTCAGACCTGTTCACTATTCCGCTATATGTGCATCTTACGAACCATCACTATGCTTCGGAATAAACTCCAACTTGAAGTTACGAACACTTACACTCGAAAGATCTCAAGGCTTCTCTACAGAGAAACTGACGTCGACGAACACATCCTGAATATTTCCTCTTACGAACTATCGTTCTTCCAAAAATTGGTTCTCTGTCGTGGCCTGAAATTTGCGATCCCACAAAGAGTGTCTCCAGTTGAGATCAAGGCAAGCTTCGAGAAAGCATACTGGAACCTTGAACGGCATCTACCAAACGAGAATTTACGCGAACTAGCAGCCGCAACCTTACGATCTGTTGCGCTAGAGTATATTAATAAGAGTAGCCCAAAACCTCCTAAAGCCCTCTTGCAAGCTATTGAAGATCTGAAAAAACGCGATGACATCGTTGTCACAAAACCGGATAAAGGGTCTGGTGTTGTTGTTATGGATAAATCAGAATATCTTCGCCTACTATCCGAAGCGTCAATAAACGATACCAGCAAATTCCGATTCGTCGACTCGGAGAGACCGAGAACCAGAGGACGACCTCCTAAGTATTACCACCCTCTCCTTCAGAAAGAAAGGGAGTTGGAAACTCTCGCTCGAAAGATTCTACCGAAATCCATTGCTGACGCTCTCCGCCCGAAAGGGTCCAGACTCGCACACTTGTATGGCTTGCCAAAGACACATAAAGAACAGTTGGCCGTGCGGCCAATACTCTCTGCTACTAACACCTACAATTACTCGCTAGCGAAATGGCTTGACGACAAATTGAAACCCCTGTCGTGCAACCAATATACAGTGACAGACACATTCCGCTTTGCTGATGAAGTACGAGGCTTCGAGATCAAGAACGGCGAAATTTTAGTTTCCTATGACGTCACCTCATTGTTTACAAATGTACCATTGGAGGAAACAATACAGATCTTAGCTGAAAAAGCCTTTGCCCAGGATTGGTTCAACGAGACGCACAGCTTGAACATCTCTAAAGCGGACCTAATCGACCTCCTCCGAGCAGCTACGAAAAACCAGCTTTTCCAGTTTGACGGTGCTTTATATGAGCAGACAGATGGAGTCGCTATGGGTTCTCCCCTTGGACCGTTGCTGGCTAACGTCTTCATGTGCTCGATTGAGGAAAACCTCGAACAACACGGTCAACTTCCGCGCTATTACCGGAGGTACGTCGATGACACCCTGACCGAAATGCCTGATAGGGTGACCGCTGGCCAGTTTCTAGACACCCTTAACTCTACCCATCCCTCCCTCCAGTTTACCATGGAAGTCGAACGGGAAGGATCCCTTCCCTTTCTAGGAACTGAACTGCTTAACCGTGCACCAAAGATTGAGAGCAAGGTCTACATCAAAAGAACCAACACGGGTCTCCTTCTGCATTTCCAGAGTCATGTTGACATTAAGTACAAGCGCAGCCTAGTTAACAACATGGTGGATCGCGCTTATCGATTATCTTCTAACTGGTCTTTCTTCTCCGAGGAATGTGACCGCCTTAGAGGggtttttcataacttgaaatacccaaagccactggTTGAAACTACAATCAAGCGGTTCGTTGATAGAAGGATTTCATCTGCAGAGCCCTGTCCATCACCAGACGTACCATCGGAGATTGTGAGATTAGTGTTACCCTTCAAGGACCAGTCGTCAGCTAATCAtgttaaacaacaactgaacagtCTAAGCTCGAAGTTAAGCGTGACTGTCCAACCAGTGTTCGTTAGCCCTAAGCTCGATCAACAGcttaagcaacacgaaattaagccccctattgttaaccaacaatgtatcgtttatgaatttaaatgtaacctgtgtgatgcagggtatgtgggctacactcgtggtcacttacacgagcgcgtagaagggcacacaaggaaatcatcttctatctacaaacactaccacctccagcacaatagtgaaatgcctgaacgctcgatcgagcaattcaacgtcatcgcgaaatgtaacggcaaatttgattgccttgttaatgaaatgttgtatattcgcatgcgtaagccaacactgaacgtgcaaacggattccatccgcgccaaggtgtttgtttaa
- the LOC131789167 gene encoding trace amine-associated receptor 1-like translates to MNDTLIKQSSTEREDNIKLVNLPQSWTILIMTIMSLVLVLTIVGNVAVMIVLRYSSALNSIVNSYFLVSLSIADLLVAILVMPCALDAVNSGWWRCGRIWGICNGFGNFLFCISSIMHLMMLSIDRYLAIARPLLYPLEMTKSRAIWLCFVLWIYSAVWAFLPLFGVSSYECFINYIGTCKPEDWSKYGLNFAFAISVVTGTYGLALITMVFVYWKIARVIRSQLQRIEVVRNNNKKQTVYNKEDNTTGKFKRSKGVVTLMIVTLVYLICWSPFCILLFVEIGTGRKVQGPYGAVAMLVGFTNSCCNPIIYSIKYRRFRRAVLSMIGKTDFVLKFSATNNAGMSSMVQEYTVKRVQTLGRRESSV, encoded by the coding sequence ATGAATGACACATTAATAAAGCAAAGCTCTACCGAGAGGGAAGACAACATCAAGCTCGTTAATCTACCTCAGAGCTGGACTATTCTCATTATGACCATTATGTCCTTGGTTCTCGTTTTAACAATCGTTGGAAATGTTGCTGTTATGATTGTCCTTCGTTACTCAAGCGCTCTCAACTCCATCGTTAACTCCTACTTTTTAGTGTCTCTGTCAATTGCAGATCTTCTTGTGGCCATTCTTGTAATGCCGTGCGCTTTGGACGCTGTAAACAGCGGTTGGTGGAGATGTGGAAGAATATGGGGCATTTGTAACGGGTTTGGAAACTTTCTTTTTTGCATCTCATCGATCATGCACCTAATGATGCTTTCGATTGACCGATACCTCGCAATCGCTCGTCCACTGTTGTATCCACTTGAAATGACAAAGTCGCGCGCCATTTGGTTGTGTTTTGTACTGTGGATATACTCTGCCGTTTGGGCTTTCTTGCCCTTATTTGGGGTGAGCTCCTACGAGTGTTTCATTAACTACATTGGCACATGTAAACCAGAGGACTGGTCCAAGTATGGGTTAAACTTTGCTTTTGCAATTTCCGTTGTTACAGGAACCTACGGACTAGCTTTAATAACGATGGTTTTTGTATACTGGAAGATTGCGCGGGTAATCCGAAGTCAACTTCAACGTATTGAGGTTGTtagaaataacaacaaaaagcaGACAGTTTATAACAAAGAGGATAATACGACTgggaaatttaaaagaagtaaAGGAGTGGTTACTTTAATGATAGTAACTTTAGTGTACCTCATATGCTGGTCACCATTTTGTATCTTGCTCTTCGTTGAGATTGGAACTGGTCGAAAGGTCCAAGGACCGTATGGCGCCGTAGCAATGCTCGTTGGATTTACGAACAGTTGCTGTAACCCTATCATCTATTCCATAAAATACCGGAGATTTAGGAGGGCTGTGTTAAGCATGATTGGCAAGACTGACTTCGTATTGAAATTTTCAGCTACTAATAACGCTGGAATGTCTTCCATGGTTCAAGAGTATACTGTCAAGAGAGTTCAAACCTTAGGAAGAAGAGAATCAAGCgtttaa
- the LOC131789181 gene encoding keratin-associated protein 10-6-like: MLGPVVLVAVAILILRVGGGLRGFRPTQCNLIYKNACHQYRETGNHEIMCRESAQHKLCQQTCNSGSCRLHCHASNSCTQRCVAGRCNNIFCKSKYCRQDCTRGSCQLMDCGGETCRQKCLMGGCNMLCSKGATICTQWCQLGKCTMRCPPGVKSCEQTCNGGKCNMICNAEKCKRSCKGGECTYGAEVTRGLEAVLGAPRYIYCNDDLRESICMQTCSEGNCDMKYKYSHHSSLLQVCAGGSCHFDCKAPRKCTQVCIGGKCMKYLCNSRVCIQECVAGGCTMECEAETCLQACRGGDCRMSCMSNVKRCFQWCPGGNCILGCEAEQCKRYCQSGSCVTPAQAPKLQAIARRVRCAMLTRECHQQCPQKRSCSFLGWLHYGIFRSINQTCNEGDCRRMECRASIKCTQTCNDGACYSMSCTSTNCLQDCAGANCNMECNSEHCTQICRGGGCQMKCAETVKTCRQSCNPQNLNCQSICLAKTCSVTLM, translated from the coding sequence ATGTTAGGCCCAGTTGTTTTGGTTGCTGTTGCCATTCTGATCCTCAGAGTAGGAGGCGGCCTTCGGGGATTTCGGCCAACGCAGTGCAACTTAATCTATAAAAACGCTTGCCATCAATACCGAGAAACGGGAAATCATGAAATTATGTGCCGCGAAAGCGCACAACATAAGCTTTGTCAACAAACTTGTAACAGCGGTAGTTGTCGTTTGCATTGCCATGCTTCAAACTCGTGCACTCAGCGATGTGTGGCTGGCCGTTGTAACAACATCTTTTGTAAATCCAAGTATTGTAGACAAGATTGCACAAGAGGAAGCTGTCAACTGATGGATTGTGGTGGAGAGACCTGCAGACAGAAGTGTCTTATGGGTGGCTGTAACATGCTCTGCTCGAAAGGAGCCACAATCTGCACACAGTGGTGCCAATTGGGAAAATGCACAATGCGTTGCCCTCCTGGCGTAAAGTCATGCGAGCAGACTTGTAATGGCGGAAAATGCAACATGATTTGTAATGCAGAGAAATGCAAACGTTCTTGTAAAGGAGGAGAATGTACTTACGGTGCGGAAGTTACTCGAGGTTTAGAGGCAGTACTTGGTGCACCACGATACATTTACTGCAACGACGATCTCAGAGAGAGTATTTGTATGCAGACTTGCTCTGAGGGAAATTGCgacatgaaatataaatataGCCATCACAGCTCGTTACTGCAGGTGTGCGCGGGAGGAAGTTGCCATTTCGACTGCAAAGCTCCCCGTAAATGCACCCAGGTCTGCATTGGAGGAAAATGCATGAAATACTTATGCAACTCAAGAGTATGCATTCAGGAATGTGTCGCTGGGGGATGCACGATGGAATGCGAAGCAGAGACATGTCTTCAGGCATGCAGAGGTGGCGACTGTAGGATGAGTTGCATGTCGAATGTTAAGCGATGTTTCCAGTGGTGTCCTGGAGGCAACTGTATTCTTGGATGTGAAGCAGAACAATGCAAACGTTACTGCCAGTCTGGAAGCTGTGTTACTCCTGCCCAAGCTCCCAAACTCCAGGCAATCGCAAGGAGGGTTAGATGTGCAATGTTAACACGTGAATGTCATCAGCAGTGCCCACAGAAACGAAGCTGTTCATTTCTTGGATGGCTACATTATGGCATTTTCCGATCAATAAATCAAACTTGCAATGAAGGAGACTGCCGGAGAATGGAGTGCCGAGCATCCATTAAATGTACACAAACTTGCAACGATGGAGCCTGCTACTCAATGTCTTGCACCTCAACTAATTGCTTACAAGACTGTGCGGGAGCTAACTGCAATATGGAGTGTAATTCTGAACATTGCACCCAGATTTGTCGCGGAGGGGGATGCCAAATGAAATGCGCTGAGACAGTTAAAACATGCAGACAGTCTTGCAATCCTCAAAATTTGAACTGCCAGTCTATTTGCCTGGCAAAAACCTGCTCGGTTactttaatgtaa
- the LOC131789166 gene encoding octopamine receptor beta-2R-like: MVMWMSVFTWLFSALALLGNGLVIYLLVVRKRLHSSANAFITSLAFADFFVGLFTMPCYRMTSVFSGYRSVRLLTSFRYFLFYTSASNLCVVTADRFVAVACPLRYITFMTWRRVFSFIFVAWLTPFTVCFLPVTWIYSSSVETQKICNKVFVAFLLTFFEFLPCIVMVNTTWRLLCISRRHTRQTLALQSQLKFNHPTLNFSSLRDRERNMSSAKLISVVVALFVFCYTSEMISSLFHLLNLHKNIWRNYFKNDGRFLFLITNSAVNPFVYALLKKDIQNEFRRFFSRKRFR; this comes from the coding sequence ATGGTTATGTGGATGTCGGTTTTTACATGGCTTTTTAGCGCTCTGGCTCTTCTGGGAAATGGTTTGGTAATTTACCTGCTGGTTGTCAGGAAACGACTCCATTCGTCAGCCAATGCATTCATAACTTCCCTCGCCTTCGCTGACTTTTTTGTTGGGCTCTTTACGATGCCATGCTATCGTATGACATCAGTTTTCTCTGGATACCGAAGTGTACGGCTTTTGACATCATTCcgttattttctcttttacactTCTGCCAGCAACTTATGCGTCGTAACAGCGGATCGATTTGTCGCCGTAGCCTGTCCTCTCAGATACATAACTTTTATGACTTGGCGTCGCgtcttttccttcatttttgtAGCATGGCTAACACCCTTCACAGTCTGTTTTCTCCCTGTCACATGGATATATTCGTCTTCCGTAGAAACGCAAAAAATCTGCAATAAGGTTTTCGTCGCctttctgttgacttttttcGAATTTTTACCTTGTATAGTGATGGTAAATACAACCTGGCGTCTTTTGTGCATTTCTCGTCGGCACACTCGCCAAACTCTCGCGCTACAATCACAGTTAAAATTCAACCATCCCACTCTAAACTTCTCTTCTTTGAGAGACAGAGAGAGGAATATGTCCTCAGCAAAACTAATCAGTGTTGTTGTTGCactgtttgtattttgttaCACTTCAGAGATGATCTCTTCGCTTTTTCATCTGCTAAATTTACACAAAAACATTTGGagaaactattttaaaaatgatgGAAGGTTCTTGTTTTTGATAACTAATTCAGCTGTCAACCCATTCGTGTATGCTCTACTAAAAAAGGATATTCAAAATGAGTTTAGACGTTTCTTTTCTCGAAAACGTTTTCGCTGA